The nucleotide sequence AGCACCAAATACTAAAACAAAAAGCCCAAGAATAATTCTTAAAGCCATGAAAATCTTTGAATTCATAATAAATATATTTATTAGTTAGATTTTAAAGATAAACAATAAAAATAAATACTCTTTTCTTCTCTAAAACATTTAATTAATCGAAAAATATAAATCGTTTAGCAAAATCATTTGGAAAGTTAGGAGTAAAATGTGAAAAATTGTTGAGTCTGAATACCAAAATGAAAATTGAGAGTGAAATCCTCAAAAAAGAATGAATATTTTTTAACTAGTTATAAATTAAATAAATAACTGTATTTGTGATTTCATGTTGCTGCCAAAATATTAAACGCTTATTATTATTATTATTATTATGTGTTTATGTTTTCCGTCTACCATAATCTAACAACCATTCATCATAATTATATTTTTAATCATATTTTCTGTAGTACTTTTAGATTATAAATCAAAAAACAACAGCATGATATATATTATAAAAAATCTTATAGGGTTGATAATTTGTATTTTAAGTTAAGAGTTATGAAAAAATACTACCGACAGTTGCAAGTATATTAATCGAATTTAATTTTTATTTATTATTTAAAAGAGAATTTTTATTTGTGATTCTGTATTGCTGAAATTTACCTTTATAAATTGTAAAGAGAAATACTGTAATATTTAAAATCAAAATACTTAACCGTTAAGTCAATTTATATGAATTAACTAGGTTTATAAAAAAAAATACTTCGAATTAAACAACTAAAACAGATATTAAAAAATGAAAAAACTAAATCTTTTATTATTTACTATTTTGATTAGTTTGTGTGTTAATGCACAAACTGTTACAGAGATTTCTAGAAGTTGGACTTCCTTTGTTCAATCTATAGATATTCAATCAGATACATTGAGAAAATTTAAAGTCATTGCATCTGTAAAGGTTGAAACGAGTGACGATAAGGCTAGAGCAGGAGTTTGGGCAAGAGTAGATAATAAACCAAATCAAGGTAGAGGTTTTTTTGATAATATGGGGAATAGACCTATAAGGACTAATAAATGGCAATCATATACAATTGAAGGAATTATAGATTCTAAATCAGAAAAAATTAATTTTGGAGGGATTCTCTATAATAATGGCAAATTCTTCTTTGATAAATTTGAAATTTATATTGAGAATGACAATGGGGAATATGAATTCGTAAATATAGATAATTCTAGTTTTGAAGATGTAGTAGTTGATAATACTATTCCTAAATGGGATGAAGGAGTTACTAAGGAGAGAATTGTTAAAGTAAAAGAGTTTAGTTTTATATCAAATAAGGATAGTGTTGATGGCAGTTATTCATTATTAATAGAAGGTAATGGTATTAAACCTACAAGTCAAGAAATAGGTGATGTTAGAGAAATATTCCCTTATTTAGGAATTATAATATCTTTATTGTTTATTTTAATATTTATAATTTCATCTATCACTAATATATTATCAACGGCAGACGCTACATGGTCTAAATTTAGACGTATTGGATTTAGGTTTTCATTCATTTATTTTTCATTTATTATCCTTTTTCAAAACAATGGAGCCTATCCATTTTTTGGGTTTATAATTCAAAAACCATCAGAATGGCTACAAAAATTTGGAATTTGGTTTGGAGACCATATTTTAAAAATACCATATATTATTAGTACTGGTCCTAATGGTAGTGGAGATACAACATATGATTATATAGTAGTATCGATAGGGTTTTTAGTAGCCGTTTTAGGTGCTATAATTTGGTCTGTTTTAGATAGGAAGCGAACACATTATACTAAAATGTATTATTGGTTAACTACAGGCATACGTTATTATGTAGGACTAATGTTAATTAGTTATGGAATGGTAAAAGTTATTCAACTGCAGTTCCCTTCACCAACATTTTATAGGTTGTTAGAACCTTATGGAGAATCTTCTCCTATGGGATTAGCTTGGACATTTTTAGGATTTTCAGAAGGCTATAATATGTTTATGGGTATTGCTGAGGTTTTAGCAGGATTGTTGTTATTTAGAAGAACTATGACTTTTGGAGCTGTGATCACTTTAATGACGACTATGAATGTTATGGCGGTAAATTACTTTTTTGATGTGCCTGTTAAAATATTATCTACACATCTAGTAATTATGACATTATTTTTATTGTCTAGAGATATTAAAAAAGTAATGCTGTTTCTAGTAACAGATAAGCCTGTTGAAAAGCTTACTCTCATAAAACGCCCTCAACTAAAAAAAGGAGTGAATATTGGATTGAATGTATTTAAAGGAGCAATATTAATCTATGCTTTAGGGTTTGGCTTTTTCGAGCAATTAGGAAATAAAAAAATTTATGGAACAGATGCCCCTAAACCAGAGTTGTATGGCGTATATGAAGTAACAAATTATGTTATTAATGGCGATACGATAGTAGATTATAAAGATAATCGACTATGGAAAAATATTGTATTTGAAAGAGTAGGTTCTGTGCAAATAAATAAAATGAATAAGCAAAGAAGTTTTTACAGAACCGAAATGGATTCTACGACTCAAAAAGTCAAATTTTTTGCATCTCGTAGAAATCCTGAAGATTATTTTGATTTTAATTATACAAAAACAGAGAATACTTTAAACTTTAATTATATCTATAAAAACGATACAATTTCTGGGCAAACCAAACGATTAGATAAAGATGACTTTTTATTAACTAACAGAGGGTTTAATTGGATAAGTGAAAGACCATTTAATCGTTAAAACTAAAAAAAAATATTTGTTCAAAATTATGATAATTAAATGAAGCTGTCTTTTAATAAATACTACATCATATTTGGACTTATAAGCTGGATATTGTTATTTGCCTTAACATTAGGTGGGCCAAAAATATATTTTAGAACGACCCCACTGGAGTTGAATCAAGAAATTTATTTTTGGGTAGAAAGTATTCTATGCGGCATCATAGCTTTTGTATGTAGCTATTCAGTGTCCTTATATATAGATTATAAAATTAATTTAAAAGTATCGGTAAAACCTTATATATGGAAAATTTTAATAGCGTTTGTGTTTTGTCAAGTTATTTATTCATTAGTAATTTGGCCAATTTTAGACCTTGCTGCATTAACAATAAGAGGTAATAATACTACTGTTTCATTTTCGGGAAAAATATACAATGTGTTTTATTTTACAACTTTATTTTTTATTTGGTTGTTTGTTTTTTTAACGATTAAAATTTATTATCAATTAAAAACAGTTCAATTAAGACAATTACAATTAGAAACAAATTTAAAAGAATTGCAACTTAACACATTAAAAGGGCAGTTAAATCCTCACTTTATGTTTAATAGCTTAAATAATATTCGTGGTTTAATGTTAGAAGATATTACTAAATCTCGAGATATGCTTACTCGCTTATCTGAAACCTTGCGATATTCCCTTACTAAAAATGATGTAGACTCTATAGCATTTGAAGATGAATTAGAAATGGTTGAGAATTATGTTGAGATTTCTAAAATACAACTGGAAGATCGCTTACGATTTAAAACACATATTGATGAAAATTCTTTGAATAAGCAAATACCTCCAATGATTGTACAGATGTTAGTTGAGAATGCTATTAAGCATGGTATAGCGACTCTTAAAGAAGGAGGGGAGGTTATTTTAACAGCATATATCGAAAATGAAAAGCTATTAATAAGCGTTACCAATTCGGGGAAGTTAAAACAAGCTAAAGATACTACACAATTAGGAGTAGAAAATATTAAACAACGATTAGAGTTGTTATATGGAGAAAATGCTACCTTTAATTTGTTTGAAAATAATAATCAAGTAGTAGCATCTATTAAAATACCATTAAGCTCATGACATTGAATGCAGTTATCGTAGAAGATTCTCGTTTAGCTCGTAATGAGTTGAAAGAATTAATAAAGAAATATAAAGAAATTTCTCTTTTAGGCGAAGCTGAAAATGTAGATAAAGGTTTTGAACTTATCAAAAAAATGAAGCCAGATTTACTTTTTTTAGATATTAATATGCCTGAAAAAGATGGTTTTGAATTACTAGAAATGTTAGATGAAGTGCCTACAGTAATTTTTACTACTGCTTTTGATGAATATGCTATAAAATCTTTTGAATACAATGCGTTTGATTATCTGCTAAAACCAATAAGTGAAAAACGATTTTCTGACTCTATGACTAAAATTTTAGAACGTTTTTCAGTTGAACCTAATAAAACTGTTAAGGAAAACACTATAAGTCTGGATAAACAAATTTTTATAAAAGAAGGAGAAAAATGCTGGTTGGTTAAAATTAAAGATATTTCACATTTCGAAATTGTTGGCAATTACACACGCGTTTTTTTTGAAGGTCATAAACCTCTTATTTATAAATCATTAGCGCAAATAGAAGATAAATTGCCAAATGATATATTTTTTAGAGCGAACAGACAACAGGTTATCAATATTAACCATGTGAATAAAGTGTTGTCATGGTTTAATGGAAAGCTTAAGGTAGAGATGAATACTGGAGAAGAAATTGAAATTTCTAGAAGACAATCTTATTTATTTAAAGAACAATTAAGTTTTTAAATCAGTTTATTAGAATCGTATGTATTTATTTCATTAATCATTGTTTTTCAAAATAATGAAGTTTATCCGTTTTTTAGAGTATAAGTACAAAAACCAAGAGAATTACTTCAGAAATTTGCACCTTGGTTTGAAAAAAACATTTTAAATATATCTTGCGAAATTGCTACAGAACCTAATGGCAGTGAGGTATGCTTATGACTATTTAGTAATATTGATGGCTTTTATGGTAGAAGTATTAGGAGCTTTAATTTGGCCTATCCTATTTATAGAAAAAGAACGCATTATACAAAAATATATCATTGACTTACTATAGGAATATATTATTATGTAAGTTTAAGGCTAACTAGTTACGGTATGGTTAAAGTGATTCAATATATCTGGTAGGATTAGGTAAAAAAGGATTTTTTGCTAACAAATCGGTGCTTTTATTGGATAAGTGAACGCCCATATAATCGTTAAATAATATAACTTAAAAGCACTAAACAATTTGTAAATTCGTTTTATTGAATAAAGTTAATCTTATTATAAAATAAATAAAAAACGATATCGAGAAAATATTTTGGCTTTATTTTTGGAACTCTAAAATTGATATGAAAAAGATACTACTTTTACTTCTTGTACTACCTGTTTTTAGTTTTGGTCAGTCAACATTATCTAATGTTGAAAAACTATTAGAACAAAAAGAATATGAAAAAGCCGAACATATAATGATAGATTATGTAAAAAATAATCCAAACGATATTAGAGGTATTGAATTGTTAGGCGATACATATGGTTATCAAAAAAAATGGAAAGCTTCTAGTACATATTTTAAAATGTTGATTGATAGAGATAATTCTAAGGCTAATTATCATTTTAAATATGGTGGCGCTTTAGGGATGCATGCTAGAGAAATTAGTAAATTTTCTGCTTTAGGTATTATTGGTGATGTAAAAGAAGCATTTTTAAAAGCTGCAGAGTTAGACCCTAAGCATATAGAAACTCGTTGGGCTTTAGTAGAATTGTATATGCAATTGCCAGGTATTATAGGAGGAAGCAAAAATAAAGCTCTTAAATATGCTAATCAAATAGAGAAACTGTCGAAAGTAGATGGATATTTAGCTAAAGGTTATATTTATGAAAATGATGATGAACCAAAATTAGCAGAAGAGCATTATAAGATGGCGATACGAATAGGAGGCTCTATTACCTGTTTTAATAAACTAACAGAGCTTTACGAAAAAACGAACGAACCTAATAAGGCTATTGCTAATATAGAAGAAGCTCAAAAACAAGAGAAGCTTAAGGCATACCGTAATACGCTACACTATCAAATAGGTAAAGTCGCAGCTCGATATAACCTTCAGCTTGACAAAGGTGAGACTTGTTTAAAAACATATATTGAAAATTATAGTGCTAAAGATGCTGCACCTATTGAGTGGGCATACTTACGATTAGCTCAAATATATAAGCTAAAAAAAAATAAACAAGAAGCCTTAAATTGGGCAGATAAAGCAATTTCCATTCGATCAGATTTTCAAGAAGCTAAAGAGTTTAAAGAAAGTATATAAGTTTTATGTACAACTCTTTGGTATAATTTATATAATAATTTTTTATTATAAATACGTCGTAACTATAGTTAAGTTATGTGATAATTATATGGAGTTAAAATTAGAATACATATTTTATAACTTCTCTTGTCAATTAATTTGGAATTTGATATTTGGAATTT is from Flavobacteriaceae bacterium and encodes:
- a CDS encoding DNA-binding response regulator, whose product is MTLNAVIVEDSRLARNELKELIKKYKEISLLGEAENVDKGFELIKKMKPDLLFLDINMPEKDGFELLEMLDEVPTVIFTTAFDEYAIKSFEYNAFDYLLKPISEKRFSDSMTKILERFSVEPNKTVKENTISLDKQIFIKEGEKCWLVKIKDISHFEIVGNYTRVFFEGHKPLIYKSLAQIEDKLPNDIFFRANRQQVININHVNKVLSWFNGKLKVEMNTGEEIEISRRQSYLFKEQLSF
- a CDS encoding histidine kinase, whose translation is MKLSFNKYYIIFGLISWILLFALTLGGPKIYFRTTPLELNQEIYFWVESILCGIIAFVCSYSVSLYIDYKINLKVSVKPYIWKILIAFVFCQVIYSLVIWPILDLAALTIRGNNTTVSFSGKIYNVFYFTTLFFIWLFVFLTIKIYYQLKTVQLRQLQLETNLKELQLNTLKGQLNPHFMFNSLNNIRGLMLEDITKSRDMLTRLSETLRYSLTKNDVDSIAFEDELEMVENYVEISKIQLEDRLRFKTHIDENSLNKQIPPMIVQMLVENAIKHGIATLKEGGEVILTAYIENEKLLISVTNSGKLKQAKDTTQLGVENIKQRLELLYGENATFNLFENNNQVVASIKIPLSS